One region of Syntrophobacterales bacterium genomic DNA includes:
- a CDS encoding PaaI family thioesterase: MDDKTKSAFMKKVNEEPFAKFLGIKLVDVDNGYALCEMHYREEMDNIHHTAHGGAVFSLIDEAFEISSNSHGTMAVALNMNITYIKPAVRNSLLRAESTEMSRGRKTATYQITVKDDEGLIAICQALVYRKNDKLTFIG, translated from the coding sequence ATGGACGACAAAACAAAGAGCGCTTTTATGAAAAAGGTCAATGAGGAACCTTTTGCCAAATTTCTTGGCATCAAGCTTGTCGATGTGGACAATGGATATGCCCTATGCGAGATGCACTATCGGGAGGAAATGGACAATATACACCACACAGCCCACGGGGGAGCCGTCTTTTCTCTCATTGATGAGGCTTTCGAAATTTCCTCCAACAGTCACGGGACTATGGCGGTAGCTCTCAACATGAACATTACTTATATAAAACCGGCGGTACGAAACAGTCTGCTTCGAGCGGAATCAACAGAGATGAGCAGGGGCAGGAAGACAGCCACGTACCAGATTACCGTAAAAGACGATGAGGGCCTAATTGCCATCTGCCAGGCTCTCGTGTACAGAAAAAATGATAAACTAACGTTTATCGGATAA
- a CDS encoding DMT family transporter: MTKEHLDIKGFLILVVLTMLWGVNYPAVKIANEGFSPIFNSFLRSSIASILGIVYCLRIKEPFFHKDIRMFHGFMVGLLFGLEFVCVYLGMRYTDSARAVILINISPFVVVIAAYIFLKEKLTLGKVAGLALAFSGIFMIFKGKPSTWTPTMLWGDILEICGAFFWGATTIYIKKYLAEKVHPIHTFLYQLVFSVPVTFICAVMLEQKWILDMNFAVLGALFYSSVIVAFISYFAWFKLIHVYPVSELAVFTFLMPVFGVAAGAIILKEQLTLGLLAGLVLVSAGIYITNVRKK, translated from the coding sequence ATGACTAAAGAGCATCTCGATATAAAGGGCTTTCTCATCTTAGTAGTTCTCACCATGCTGTGGGGCGTTAATTATCCGGCGGTCAAGATTGCGAATGAAGGTTTTTCGCCTATTTTTAACTCATTCCTAAGGTCTTCGATCGCATCAATCTTGGGTATCGTATATTGCCTGAGGATAAAAGAGCCGTTTTTTCACAAGGACATCAGAATGTTTCACGGGTTTATGGTGGGGTTGCTGTTCGGGCTTGAGTTCGTGTGCGTCTATCTCGGTATGCGCTATACGGATTCGGCACGGGCTGTGATACTTATCAATATATCGCCCTTTGTTGTGGTCATTGCCGCATATATATTTCTCAAAGAAAAGTTGACCTTGGGGAAAGTTGCAGGCCTTGCACTTGCCTTTTCAGGGATCTTCATGATTTTCAAAGGCAAACCTTCCACTTGGACACCGACCATGTTGTGGGGGGATATTCTTGAAATTTGTGGTGCCTTCTTCTGGGGTGCAACCACAATCTATATTAAAAAATATCTTGCTGAAAAGGTCCATCCTATCCATACCTTCCTCTACCAGCTCGTCTTTTCCGTACCCGTCACATTTATTTGCGCCGTGATGCTGGAGCAAAAGTGGATACTGGATATGAACTTCGCCGTATTGGGTGCTCTCTTTTATTCATCGGTCATCGTTGCGTTCATCTCTTATTTCGCTTGGTTCAAGCTGATCCATGTCTATCCCGTCTCGGAACTTGCCGTCTTTACGTTCCTTATGCCGGTCTTTGGGGTTGCCGCAGGCGCTATCATACTTAAAGAGCAACTTACCCTCGGACTTCTGGCTGGTCTGGTCTTGGTGAGTGCTGGAATCTATATCACCAATGTGAGAAAAAAATAG